One region of Catenulispora sp. EB89 genomic DNA includes:
- a CDS encoding DinB family protein, translating to MHEVAALLAEYDRARTYTDELWKDLSPDEVTWRPHENSSAIGWHLGHQAHVAHFMIRNLTAAEPSPDLELDALMDSAQPERFRGALPTIKRLTAFRETVAERVHARMSDIAGGRVAAPGQMTVVATHLLTALINHEYQHDQWIGEVRAEALGHPLPPDPDTDRVLRLDGYLVLRAPGS from the coding sequence ATGCACGAGGTAGCAGCACTGCTCGCCGAGTACGACCGCGCCCGGACCTACACCGACGAGCTGTGGAAGGACCTCAGCCCCGACGAGGTCACCTGGCGCCCGCACGAGAACTCCAGCGCGATCGGCTGGCACCTCGGGCACCAGGCGCACGTCGCGCACTTCATGATCCGCAACCTGACCGCCGCCGAGCCCAGCCCCGACCTCGAACTCGACGCCCTGATGGACTCCGCGCAACCGGAACGCTTCCGCGGAGCGCTGCCGACCATCAAGCGGCTCACCGCCTTCCGCGAGACCGTCGCCGAGCGCGTACACGCGCGCATGAGCGACATCGCCGGCGGCCGGGTCGCGGCCCCGGGGCAGATGACGGTGGTCGCGACGCACCTGCTGACCGCGCTGATCAACCACGAGTACCAACACGACCAGTGGATCGGGGAGGTCCGCGCCGAGGCGCTCGGGCATCCGCTTCCTCCCGACCCGGACACCGACCGGGTGCTGCGCCTCGACGGGTACCTGGTACTCAGGGCTCCAGGGTCATGA
- a CDS encoding CHAT domain-containing protein: MVDIARRTVLATAENHPDRAKHLANLGLTLRIMAEHLGNAQILAEAVDVERLALAATAEDHPDYAGRSANLAIALWSLSERTGDAGLAAEATEAARRAVHATPEDDPTRAVRLISLCIALTTLFDRTGNPETLAEAIGGYRSASQSTAAPATVRVYAFRQLAMLAGSGAVGIAEAFAAVESAVALLPQISPRTLARGDRESELSVLGSLADVAAEVALNAGDPRRAVELLEATRGMLVADTLGARGGEVARLRERHPELARELEELRDRRDALEHSPAGFLATEPDLSVGTSESRRAAQAEWDDLLSRIRAADGFAGFLAPASIADLTIEARADQGPIVLLTAGWTRCDALILTGDAVDPVRTVSLDRLTREDVNTRIQQLQQASYTATDRDLSPESGLTGRQRVLEVLAWLWDTVAEPVLTALGHTGAPAEGQEWPRIWWCPVGPLSWLPLHAAGHHEDLTDTETDTHGDVDTDTDGEAKAKPDHAIRSAPRSVLDRVVSSYTPTIRALTHARSYHLPAAANATLVIAVPDAPGASRLPGVEAEAAAVTALIPAALRPEHPTRAQVLDALPSHPVAHFACHGQPDRNDPAASRLILPDHETRALTVADITALRLTGTLAYLSACATSATSPELTDEAVHLTGAFHLAGYQNVIGTLWPVDDDVATGVAIGFYTDITHGGTTPPDTDASAVALHRVVRALRASAPGAPVHWAAHTHTGI; encoded by the coding sequence ATGGTGGACATCGCTCGACGAACCGTCCTGGCCACCGCTGAAAACCATCCCGACCGCGCCAAACACCTCGCCAACCTCGGTCTGACGTTGCGGATCATGGCCGAACACCTGGGGAACGCGCAGATATTGGCCGAGGCAGTGGACGTCGAGCGACTGGCGCTCGCGGCGACCGCCGAAGACCACCCCGACTACGCTGGACGCTCGGCCAACCTCGCGATCGCCTTGTGGTCGCTGTCCGAGCGAACCGGGGATGCCGGCCTGGCGGCCGAGGCGACGGAAGCCGCACGGCGGGCGGTTCATGCCACCCCGGAAGACGACCCCACTCGGGCCGTACGTCTGATCAGCCTCTGCATCGCGCTGACGACGCTGTTCGACCGCACCGGGAACCCGGAGACGTTGGCCGAAGCCATTGGGGGCTACCGATCCGCTTCGCAGAGCACCGCCGCTCCGGCCACCGTTCGCGTCTACGCGTTTCGTCAACTCGCCATGCTGGCCGGTTCCGGAGCCGTGGGCATCGCGGAGGCGTTCGCGGCAGTGGAGTCCGCGGTGGCCCTGCTGCCGCAGATCAGCCCTCGTACTCTGGCCCGCGGCGACCGCGAAAGCGAGCTCAGCGTGCTGGGCTCCCTGGCGGACGTGGCGGCGGAAGTCGCCCTGAACGCCGGTGATCCGCGGCGGGCGGTGGAACTGTTGGAGGCGACACGGGGGATGCTGGTCGCCGACACCCTCGGCGCTCGCGGCGGGGAGGTGGCCCGGCTGCGCGAGCGGCACCCGGAGCTGGCCCGGGAGCTCGAGGAGCTCCGCGACCGCCGCGATGCGCTGGAGCACTCCCCCGCCGGATTCCTCGCCACCGAACCGGATCTCAGCGTCGGTACGTCGGAATCCCGGCGTGCAGCCCAGGCCGAATGGGACGATCTGCTCAGCCGGATCCGCGCGGCCGACGGGTTCGCCGGATTCCTCGCGCCGGCAAGCATCGCCGATCTCACCATCGAGGCCAGAGCCGATCAGGGCCCGATCGTGCTCCTGACAGCAGGCTGGACACGCTGCGACGCGCTCATTCTCACCGGCGACGCGGTGGACCCGGTGCGAACCGTCAGCCTGGACCGGCTGACCCGGGAGGATGTCAATACCCGTATCCAGCAACTCCAGCAGGCCTCCTACACCGCCACCGACCGGGATCTGAGTCCCGAGTCCGGCCTGACCGGCCGACAGCGGGTCCTGGAGGTGCTGGCCTGGCTGTGGGACACGGTGGCCGAGCCTGTCCTGACGGCACTGGGCCACACCGGCGCGCCGGCGGAAGGCCAGGAATGGCCACGGATCTGGTGGTGTCCCGTCGGCCCCTTGAGCTGGCTGCCCCTGCACGCCGCGGGTCACCACGAGGATCTCACGGACACCGAGACCGACACCCACGGCGACGTTGACACCGACACCGACGGCGAGGCCAAAGCCAAACCCGACCACGCCATCAGGTCAGCGCCGCGTTCAGTCCTGGACCGGGTCGTGTCCTCCTACACGCCGACCATACGAGCCCTGACCCACGCCCGCTCGTACCACCTGCCGGCCGCGGCCAACGCGACCCTGGTCATCGCGGTCCCCGACGCTCCCGGCGCCAGCCGCTTGCCGGGCGTGGAAGCCGAAGCCGCCGCCGTGACCGCGCTGATCCCCGCAGCACTGCGCCCGGAACACCCCACCCGCGCGCAAGTCCTGGACGCACTCCCGTCGCACCCGGTGGCCCACTTCGCCTGCCACGGCCAGCCCGACCGGAACGACCCGGCCGCCTCCCGGCTGATCCTGCCCGACCACGAGACCCGCGCGTTGACCGTCGCCGACATCACCGCCCTGCGCCTGACCGGGACGCTGGCCTATCTGTCGGCCTGCGCCACCTCCGCGACCAGCCCCGAGCTGACCGACGAGGCCGTGCACCTGACCGGGGCGTTCCACCTGGCCGGGTACCAGAACGTCATCGGCACCCTGTGGCCGGTGGACGACGACGTCGCCACCGGCGTCGCCATCGGCTTCTACACCGACATCACCCACGGCGGCACCACGCCGCCCGACACCGACGCCAGCGCCGTCGCTCTGCACCGCGTGGTCCGGGCGCTGCGCGCCAGTGCCCCGGGCGCACCGGTCCACTGGGCCGCTCACACGCACACCGGGATCTGA
- a CDS encoding M4 family metallopeptidase — MRQRNPLAKRRSIRRLAVGFTAGATVLAMSTTMAAYANASPSHRDGSAASPAAIQALAARSADALVATHPAFLMATAHDQFQRQQVVTAQGTQYVPYLRTYSGLPVVGGDFVIVTDSAGHTVFHSVAQQHPIGALSTTPKLSAARGAAVAEHQLKKVSKVESTKLVVFALGTGPAALAWETTVDGIGGDGVSRLSVDVDAATGRVLHTQEHVTEGTANAVWNGPEPLSIDTTNSGGTYSLQDPNVSGLACQDAATNTTFTKSTDSWGIGDATDRETACADALYSAQTENHMLSQWLGRNSFDGNGGAWPIRVGLDDVNAYYDGSEVQVGHNTAGQWISAMDVVDHEMGHGIDDHTPGGISNNGTQEWIADVYGQSSKYFANEPSPYAVVDWVVGAEVNLEGTGPIRNMYDPSQVNGDPDCYSDAIPGDEVHQAAGPGNHWFYLLAQGSNPSTGPTSPTCDGSTITGIGVENALKVLYNAQLMKNSDSSYLTYRTWTLQAAINLDPTCAEFNAVQAAWNAVSVPAQSGDPTCTGGSAVRR, encoded by the coding sequence GTGAGACAACGCAACCCCCTTGCCAAGCGCCGAAGCATCCGGCGTCTGGCTGTCGGCTTCACCGCCGGGGCGACTGTCCTGGCGATGTCCACCACGATGGCGGCGTATGCCAACGCGTCGCCGTCACACCGGGACGGCTCCGCCGCCTCCCCCGCCGCGATCCAGGCTCTGGCCGCGCGCTCCGCCGACGCCCTGGTGGCCACCCACCCGGCGTTCCTGATGGCGACCGCGCACGACCAGTTCCAGCGGCAGCAGGTCGTCACCGCGCAGGGCACGCAGTATGTCCCTTACCTGCGCACGTATTCGGGCCTGCCCGTGGTCGGCGGCGACTTCGTCATCGTCACCGACAGCGCCGGGCACACCGTGTTCCACTCGGTCGCCCAGCAGCACCCGATCGGCGCGCTGTCCACCACGCCGAAGCTGAGCGCGGCCAGGGGCGCGGCGGTGGCCGAGCACCAGCTGAAGAAGGTGTCGAAGGTCGAGTCCACCAAGCTGGTGGTGTTCGCTCTGGGCACAGGTCCGGCCGCACTGGCGTGGGAGACCACGGTGGACGGCATCGGCGGCGACGGCGTCAGCCGGCTGAGTGTGGACGTCGACGCGGCCACCGGACGTGTGCTGCACACGCAGGAGCACGTCACGGAAGGCACCGCGAACGCGGTGTGGAACGGCCCGGAGCCGCTGAGCATCGACACCACGAACTCCGGCGGGACGTACTCGCTGCAGGACCCGAACGTCAGTGGTCTGGCCTGCCAGGACGCGGCGACGAACACCACGTTCACCAAGTCCACCGACTCCTGGGGCATCGGGGACGCCACCGACCGTGAGACGGCGTGCGCCGACGCCCTCTACAGCGCCCAGACCGAGAACCACATGCTGTCGCAGTGGCTGGGCCGCAACAGCTTCGACGGCAACGGCGGGGCCTGGCCGATCCGGGTCGGCCTGGACGACGTCAACGCCTACTACGACGGCTCGGAGGTCCAGGTCGGGCACAACACCGCGGGCCAGTGGATCTCGGCGATGGACGTCGTGGACCACGAGATGGGCCACGGCATAGACGACCACACCCCCGGCGGCATCTCCAACAACGGCACCCAGGAGTGGATAGCCGACGTCTACGGCCAGTCGAGCAAGTACTTCGCGAACGAGCCCTCCCCGTACGCGGTCGTGGACTGGGTGGTCGGCGCCGAGGTCAACCTCGAGGGCACCGGCCCGATCCGCAACATGTACGACCCCTCGCAGGTCAACGGCGACCCGGACTGCTACTCCGACGCCATACCGGGCGACGAGGTCCACCAGGCGGCCGGCCCCGGCAACCACTGGTTCTACCTGCTGGCCCAGGGTTCCAACCCGAGCACCGGGCCGACCAGCCCGACCTGCGACGGCTCGACCATCACCGGCATCGGCGTGGAGAACGCGCTGAAGGTCCTGTACAACGCCCAGCTGATGAAGAACTCCGACAGCTCCTACCTGACCTACCGCACCTGGACCCTGCAGGCCGCGATCAACCTGGACCCGACCTGCGCGGAGTTCAACGCGGTTCAGGCCGCGTGGAACGCGGTGAGCGTGCCGGCGCAGTCCGGCGACCCGACGTGCACAGGCGGGAGCGCCGTTCGGCGATGA
- a CDS encoding MFS transporter, translating to MALLALALGGFCLGLTEFVAMGLLPDVAHDLLPADYARSSPDAIAKAGWMITSYALGVVVGAPTIAASTARVPRRRLVLGLLALFVIGTTASALAPSFGLLLVARFVAALAHGAYFGAAGLLAAALLGPGNEGRGFAVVLGGLTTANIFGVPLITLLGQTAGWRAGYLAVAGLFAVTLLAVFAAVPEMPAAPGGSPRAELAAFRLPKVWLITAFVAIGSSGFFAVNSYIAPVTTHVAGLSTSAVPWVLAVMGVGMTVGNALGGIAADRNLRRSILLGFSGVAAAVLLFTLAAHNPVGLFVSAFLVGTAALFIAPPLQAQLIMAAPGAQLMGAAVNQSAMNVANAAGAGIGGAVIGAGFGYLSAAWAGVALTLVGLCLAFLSLRRDRPRAGVGGAGGGGDAVTRESSPQLTPVGTSR from the coding sequence ATGGCCCTGCTCGCCCTCGCCCTCGGCGGCTTCTGCCTCGGGCTGACCGAGTTCGTGGCCATGGGGTTGTTGCCGGACGTGGCGCACGACCTGCTGCCCGCCGACTACGCGCGGTCCTCGCCGGACGCGATCGCCAAGGCGGGCTGGATGATCACCAGCTACGCCCTCGGCGTGGTCGTCGGCGCGCCCACCATCGCCGCGTCGACCGCACGCGTCCCGCGCCGCCGGCTCGTCCTCGGGCTGCTGGCGCTGTTCGTCATCGGCACCACCGCTTCGGCGCTGGCGCCCTCCTTCGGCCTGCTGCTGGTCGCGCGCTTCGTGGCGGCGCTGGCGCACGGCGCGTACTTCGGCGCGGCCGGCCTGCTGGCCGCCGCGCTGCTCGGCCCCGGCAACGAGGGGCGCGGGTTCGCGGTGGTGCTGGGCGGGCTGACCACGGCGAACATCTTCGGCGTGCCGCTCATCACGCTGCTCGGCCAGACGGCCGGCTGGCGTGCCGGGTACCTCGCGGTGGCCGGGCTGTTCGCGGTGACGCTGCTCGCGGTGTTCGCGGCGGTCCCGGAGATGCCGGCCGCGCCGGGCGGTTCGCCGCGGGCGGAGTTGGCGGCGTTCCGGCTGCCGAAGGTGTGGCTGATCACGGCCTTCGTCGCGATCGGCTCCAGCGGCTTCTTCGCGGTGAACAGCTACATCGCGCCGGTGACCACGCACGTGGCCGGGCTGTCCACGTCGGCGGTGCCGTGGGTGCTGGCGGTGATGGGCGTCGGGATGACCGTGGGCAACGCACTCGGCGGGATCGCGGCCGACCGGAACCTGCGACGCAGCATCCTGCTCGGCTTCTCGGGTGTGGCGGCGGCCGTACTGCTGTTCACGCTGGCGGCGCACAACCCCGTGGGGTTGTTCGTCAGCGCCTTCCTGGTCGGGACCGCGGCCTTGTTCATCGCGCCTCCGCTGCAAGCGCAGCTGATAATGGCGGCGCCCGGAGCGCAGTTGATGGGAGCCGCGGTCAACCAGTCGGCGATGAACGTCGCCAACGCGGCCGGGGCGGGGATCGGCGGGGCCGTCATCGGGGCCGGGTTCGGGTACCTTTCGGCGGCTTGGGCCGGGGTGGCGCTGACGCTGGTCGGGTTGTGTCTGGCGTTCCTGAGCTTGCGGCGGGATCGGCCCCGGGCGGGCGTCGGGGGCGCCGGGGGCGGTGGCGACGCAGTCACGAGGGAATCGTCGCCTCAGCTCACGCCGGTGGGTACGTCTCGGTAG
- a CDS encoding tetratricopeptide repeat protein has product MDARDVALQDLERRLRQTVGPESAAWLLTDDTLREAAALAPAGDPEDDLYASHLLGTFHWYRYQMLLPGGGGQEDFAAAVRFLEPVYRVAAQGVPDELRWLFAQADTADDSEADAAAATGRAADLLEGYHRSGQLPLLVQAIEMFRRALHSTPEDDPDRAACLSNLGVALRSLFERTGDPDLLAEAVDVARQAVQTTAEDHPGRATSLTTLGNALQTLFGQTGDTDVLAEAVDVARQAVQITAEDDPNRTARLNNLGVALQSLFQRTDDVALLHEAADVGWQVADAAAENHPDKAGFLGNLARTLRMLAERVGDARMVTEAVVVARLAVLTTTDNDPDLAGRLANLGIALRMQFAGPETSPWWPRRLTSRARPFRSPPKIIPRAPDTCPTSASRCRRSSTGPETSPW; this is encoded by the coding sequence GTGGATGCCCGTGACGTCGCGCTGCAGGACCTCGAACGCCGCTTGCGGCAGACGGTGGGCCCCGAGAGCGCAGCCTGGCTGCTGACCGACGACACCCTGAGGGAAGCCGCGGCCCTTGCCCCCGCAGGCGATCCCGAAGATGACTTGTACGCGTCCCACTTGCTCGGGACCTTCCATTGGTACCGCTACCAGATGCTGCTGCCCGGTGGCGGCGGCCAGGAGGACTTCGCCGCCGCCGTGCGGTTCCTGGAGCCGGTGTATCGGGTCGCGGCACAGGGCGTCCCCGATGAACTGCGCTGGCTGTTCGCCCAGGCCGACACGGCAGACGACAGCGAAGCCGATGCCGCGGCGGCGACCGGACGTGCCGCGGACCTGCTGGAGGGCTACCACCGGAGCGGACAGCTGCCGTTGCTGGTCCAGGCGATCGAGATGTTCCGCCGCGCACTCCACAGCACCCCGGAAGACGACCCCGATCGCGCCGCGTGTCTGAGCAACCTCGGTGTGGCCCTGCGAAGTCTGTTCGAGCGGACCGGCGACCCGGACCTGCTCGCCGAAGCGGTCGACGTCGCGCGACAGGCAGTCCAGACCACCGCCGAAGACCACCCCGGCAGAGCCACGTCGCTGACCACCCTCGGGAACGCGCTGCAGACACTGTTCGGGCAGACCGGAGACACGGACGTGCTCGCCGAAGCGGTCGACGTCGCGCGACAGGCAGTCCAGATCACCGCCGAGGACGACCCAAACAGAACCGCGCGCTTGAACAACCTCGGTGTCGCGTTGCAGAGTCTGTTCCAGCGGACCGACGACGTTGCTCTGCTGCACGAAGCGGCGGATGTCGGATGGCAGGTCGCCGACGCCGCCGCCGAAAACCACCCCGACAAAGCCGGTTTCCTGGGCAACCTCGCCCGGACGTTGCGGATGCTGGCCGAGCGGGTCGGGGACGCGAGGATGGTGACCGAGGCGGTCGTCGTCGCACGACTGGCGGTGCTGACCACGACCGACAATGACCCAGACCTCGCCGGGCGGCTGGCCAACCTCGGCATCGCGTTGCGGATGCAGTTCGCCGGACCGGAGACGTCGCCCTGGTGGCCGAGGCGGTTGACCTCACGCGCCAGGCCGTTCAGATCACCGCCGAAGATCATCCCGCGCGCGCCGGATACCTGTCCGACCTCGGCGTCGCGTTGCAGACGCAGTTCGACCGGACCGGAGACGTCGCCCTGGTGA
- a CDS encoding DUF4232 domain-containing protein yields MQRSNKALALFAVGTALVATIGGCASRSAAGGPAAGSSGSGGGVPTQTATSVPTSMPTGSASATSSAASSSSGWSSGGSASSSAPSGASSSSSAARAAACTPSDVTISLGHTGAASGHVGGALLFTNHGSSTCELTGYPRVQAAGGLTAAIQQTPDGYIGGLADPSAKPPYVELAPGQVASAVVEGSDIPIPATAHCSTVLGSLDLWLPGSANSGAPTVISNPAGTCAAIQIHPVVSGTTGRQGQ; encoded by the coding sequence ATGCAGCGTTCGAACAAGGCCCTTGCTCTCTTCGCGGTCGGCACGGCGCTCGTCGCCACCATCGGCGGATGCGCCAGCCGGTCGGCGGCCGGCGGGCCCGCGGCCGGCTCGTCGGGGTCCGGCGGCGGTGTGCCGACGCAGACGGCTACGTCCGTGCCGACGTCCATGCCGACGGGTTCGGCGTCCGCGACCTCGTCCGCCGCGTCGTCCTCCAGCGGGTGGTCGTCCGGCGGCTCGGCGTCCAGCAGCGCCCCGTCCGGTGCCTCGTCGTCCTCGTCGGCGGCGCGCGCCGCCGCCTGCACCCCGAGCGACGTCACGATCTCGCTCGGCCACACCGGTGCGGCCAGCGGTCACGTCGGCGGTGCGCTCCTGTTCACCAACCACGGTTCGAGCACCTGTGAGCTCACCGGCTACCCGCGGGTCCAGGCCGCAGGAGGGCTGACGGCCGCCATCCAGCAGACCCCCGACGGCTACATCGGCGGCCTGGCCGACCCGTCGGCGAAGCCGCCGTACGTCGAGCTGGCCCCGGGCCAGGTCGCTTCCGCGGTGGTCGAGGGGTCGGACATCCCCATCCCGGCGACCGCCCACTGCTCCACCGTGCTGGGCTCCCTGGACCTGTGGCTCCCCGGCAGCGCCAACTCCGGCGCGCCCACCGTGATCTCCAACCCGGCGGGCACCTGCGCCGCGATCCAGATCCACCCGGTGGTCTCCGGCACGACCGGCCGCCAGGGCCAGTGA
- a CDS encoding ATP-binding cassette domain-containing protein, translated as MEQAIVYTRDLRKQYGQVEALAGLDLAIAPNRVYGLLGPNGAGKSTTVRILSTLTEPGGGKAVVAGFDVARQPGEVRRVIGVAGQDATLDEKLTGRENLRIFGRLSRLGLRGSRRRADELLERFSLTSAADRLTGTYSGGMRRRLDLIASLLRAPQVLFLDEPTTGLDVRSRTEIWDTVRELVADGATVLLTSQYLEEVDRLASAVGVIDRGRLVAEGTPAELKAQIGSRLDVVVESAEHLARAMEVMERMTGRRPEADAANLHIGVAALDPVPTLPQIVRELDASGAVIRDVGIREPTLDDVFLAVTGKPAAPREPRAAIEAAA; from the coding sequence ATGGAACAAGCGATCGTCTATACAAGAGACCTGCGAAAGCAGTACGGGCAGGTCGAAGCGCTGGCCGGACTCGATCTGGCCATCGCGCCGAACCGGGTCTACGGCCTGCTGGGCCCCAACGGCGCCGGCAAGAGCACGACCGTGCGCATCCTGAGCACGCTGACCGAACCCGGCGGCGGGAAGGCCGTCGTCGCAGGGTTCGACGTCGCTCGGCAGCCCGGCGAGGTGCGCAGGGTGATCGGCGTGGCCGGCCAGGACGCCACGCTCGACGAGAAACTGACCGGCCGGGAGAACCTGCGGATCTTCGGCCGGCTGTCACGGCTCGGCCTGCGCGGATCCCGGCGCCGCGCGGACGAGCTGCTGGAGAGGTTCAGCCTCACCTCCGCCGCCGATCGGCTGACCGGAACTTACTCCGGCGGCATGCGTCGCAGGCTGGACCTGATCGCCAGCCTGCTGCGCGCGCCCCAGGTGCTCTTCCTCGACGAGCCGACCACCGGCCTGGACGTCCGCAGCCGGACGGAGATCTGGGACACCGTCCGCGAGCTGGTCGCCGACGGCGCGACGGTGCTGCTCACGAGCCAGTACCTGGAGGAGGTCGACCGACTCGCCTCGGCCGTCGGCGTCATCGACCGCGGCCGTCTGGTGGCCGAGGGCACCCCGGCCGAGCTCAAGGCGCAGATCGGGAGCCGTCTCGACGTCGTCGTGGAGTCGGCGGAGCACCTGGCGCGCGCCATGGAGGTCATGGAGCGGATGACCGGGCGCCGCCCCGAGGCCGACGCCGCCAACCTGCACATCGGGGTCGCGGCGCTGGATCCGGTGCCGACCCTGCCGCAGATCGTGCGGGAACTGGACGCCTCCGGAGCCGTGATCCGGGACGTCGGGATCCGCGAGCCGACCCTGGACGACGTCTTCCTCGCCGTGACCGGTAAACCCGCCGCACCGCGCGAGCCACGTGCCGCGATCGAGGCAGCCGCATGA
- a CDS encoding ABC transporter permease — MTVFVDGWTLIHRNLLRLRHEPGTLLTIMLMPMVFVVLFGYVFGSSIGIAGSSNYREYMMPGLFVLGAGTALSSAMVDVAMDQARGAMDRLRTLPTNRVAMPLGQAGAEAVIGAYGLVVMMLTGLVAGWRIHDGFGKAVAACALLLLFRYTLAWVGTYLGLAIRSASTAADLAPLTLPLTMVSDAFVPTDRMPTWLRAICEWNPLSALATAARSLFGDPGVPGVPGASDVPGVPSHGAAWPLTHSVTASLLWAGALLVVFVPLSARRFARAGL; from the coding sequence ATGACAGTCTTCGTCGACGGCTGGACCCTGATCCACCGCAACCTGCTGCGGCTGCGTCACGAACCCGGAACCCTGCTCACCATCATGCTGATGCCCATGGTGTTCGTGGTCCTGTTCGGCTACGTGTTCGGCAGCTCGATCGGCATCGCGGGCTCCTCGAACTACCGCGAGTACATGATGCCGGGCCTGTTCGTCCTGGGTGCCGGAACCGCGCTGTCCTCGGCGATGGTGGACGTCGCCATGGACCAGGCGCGCGGCGCGATGGACCGCCTGCGCACGCTGCCGACCAACCGCGTGGCGATGCCGCTGGGCCAGGCCGGCGCCGAGGCCGTCATCGGGGCGTACGGCCTGGTGGTCATGATGCTGACCGGGCTGGTCGCCGGCTGGCGGATCCACGACGGCTTCGGGAAGGCGGTCGCGGCGTGCGCGCTGCTTCTGCTGTTCCGCTACACGCTGGCATGGGTCGGGACCTACCTCGGCCTGGCGATCCGTTCGGCGTCCACCGCGGCCGACCTGGCGCCGCTGACGTTGCCGCTGACCATGGTGTCCGACGCGTTCGTGCCGACGGACCGGATGCCGACCTGGCTGCGCGCGATCTGCGAGTGGAATCCGCTCAGCGCGCTGGCCACGGCTGCTCGATCGTTGTTCGGCGACCCCGGGGTTCCCGGCGTTCCGGGCGCCTCCGATGTCCCCGGCGTTCCCAGTCACGGCGCCGCGTGGCCGCTGACGCACTCGGTGACCGCGAGCCTGCTGTGGGCCGGGGCGCTGTTGGTGGTGTTCGTGCCGTTGTCGGCGCGCCGCTTCGCCCGAGCCGGGCTGTAG
- a CDS encoding TetR/AcrR family transcriptional regulator C-terminal domain-containing protein, whose amino-acid sequence MSDPKPIIWMQPEKPTRGPTPTHSRKEIAAVAIKIADAEGLEAASVRNIARNLGSGAMTLYRYLPTKEDLWAVMIDEASGFEPQEPSGDLRADLTILARRRRESFLRHPWLAPLLATRPIIGPNYLRGMERDLAVLGGAGLSIEDASDVLNLVYSWVSGAVQAELTERQNADQTGVDRDSWRMRMRPYLVSLLETGDFPHLSRMTAVAEFAAPDEQFEAALAVILGGVEARYSTAPETD is encoded by the coding sequence GTGTCGGATCCCAAGCCCATCATCTGGATGCAGCCCGAGAAGCCCACGCGTGGCCCGACACCGACACACAGCCGCAAGGAGATCGCCGCCGTAGCGATCAAGATCGCGGACGCCGAGGGACTGGAGGCGGCCTCCGTGCGGAACATCGCGAGGAACCTCGGCTCCGGCGCGATGACGCTCTACCGGTACCTGCCCACCAAGGAGGACCTGTGGGCGGTGATGATCGACGAGGCGAGCGGGTTCGAGCCGCAGGAGCCAAGCGGCGACCTGCGCGCCGACCTGACGATTCTGGCGCGCCGCCGCCGGGAGAGCTTCCTGCGTCACCCGTGGCTGGCCCCGCTCCTGGCCACCCGCCCGATAATCGGCCCCAACTACCTGCGCGGGATGGAGCGCGACCTCGCCGTGCTCGGTGGCGCCGGCTTGAGTATCGAGGACGCGAGCGACGTCCTGAACCTGGTCTACTCCTGGGTCAGCGGCGCCGTCCAGGCCGAGCTGACCGAGCGGCAGAACGCTGATCAGACCGGCGTCGACCGCGACAGTTGGCGGATGCGGATGCGGCCGTATCTGGTGTCCCTGCTGGAAACCGGTGACTTCCCGCACCTGAGCAGGATGACCGCGGTGGCGGAGTTCGCCGCCCCGGACGAGCAGTTCGAGGCGGCGCTGGCGGTGATTCTGGGCGGCGTCGAGGCCCGATACTCGACGGCGCCCGAGACGGACTGA